The Opitutaceae bacterium nucleotide sequence GGGGATGGTCCCGATCAGGCGGTTTTCAGGAGCGTGCGCACCAGGTCGACGGCACTGGCGGCATCGGGCGCGTACCCATCGGCACCGATCTCATCGGCGAATTCCTGGGTGATGGGCGCACCGCCGATGACAATCCTGACGCCAGGCAGGGCGGCTGTGCGAAGATCCTCCACCGTCCGCTTCATGGCGGGCATGGTAGTGGTGAGAAGACCGGAAAGACCGACGATCTGTGCCTTGTTTTCCCGGGCGGCGTCGACGAATTTCTCCGGGGGAACATTGGTGCCGAGATCGATGACGTTGAAATTCGCCCCTTTCCACATCATGGAGACGAGGTTCTTGCCGATGTCGTGCAGGTCGCCCTGAACCGTGCCGACCACCGCCGTGTATTCCGGCCGGATGCCGGCGGCCACCAGCTTGGGCTCAAGCAGGGCCATGCTCTCCTTCATGGCGCGGGCCGCGATCAGGACCTCGGGAACGAAGATTTCGTTCGCCTTAAAGCGCCTTCCGACGTCGTCCATCCCCGTGACCAGGGCGTTGAGAACCTCGGAGGGGGAGGTGTTGGCATCAAGGGCTGCTTTCGTCGTCTCAACTGCCTCTTTGCGGCGACCGGCCTTGATTGTTGCGGTGAGATTTGCAAGAAGCTCGCTCATTGGAAGCAACTTGATCCATCGGAATTGCTGACTCAAGCTTCTTTCATATTCAGATTTCCTATTCGTTTGATTGTGTGACCCCATGGACTTTTCGACTGCGAATGCGTTCGCGCCCGCATCCCGGGCGAGACGGCCGGACGCCGGTGCGGCGGGTTATCGGCTGACATGACGATCGACCTGTCACTGCCGGACGGATCGCGCGAAGAGCTTGTTTCCGAGCCGTCCGATCTGCGCGGCACCCTGGCGGATTTCCTGGCCCGTCGCGGACACCCGCTGAACACCCGCTGCAATCAGCGGGGACTCTGTCGTGGGTGCACGGTCCGACTGCTGGAAGGAGAAGCCCTCGTCGATCGGGGACGGACGCGTCTCGACGCCTCCGCCGGTCCCCGCGAGATCAAGGCCTGCGAGGTGCAACTGGAGGGGAACAGGGGAGTGGTGCGTCTG carries:
- a CDS encoding corrinoid protein; protein product: MSELLANLTATIKAGRRKEAVETTKAALDANTSPSEVLNALVTGMDDVGRRFKANEIFVPEVLIAARAMKESMALLEPKLVAAGIRPEYTAVVGTVQGDLHDIGKNLVSMMWKGANFNVIDLGTNVPPEKFVDAARENKAQIVGLSGLLTTTMPAMKRTVEDLRTAALPGVRIVIGGAPITQEFADEIGADGYAPDAASAVDLVRTLLKTA